GGCGACGCACCTCTGGCGCCTCTCGTTCCGCACGAACGAGTGGGACCCGAAGCTGGTCCGCAAGCTCCTGCTCATGCACCCCGATCTGGCCGAACCCGACGGCAAGTGCGACCCCCTGAAGCGGATCGCGCTCGCCCGGTTCATGCTCGACGCCGGGTGGCTCCAGTTCGCGAAGGACGAGATGGACCGGCTCAAGCGCGACTTCACGGGCACACTATCCAAGGACGCGCAAGAGGTACACGACAAGATCACGAAGGATATCGACACCGTCACGGCCGACCTCGTGGCGCGCGAGGCCGAAAAAGCGCTCGCGGCCGGGCGCTACAAGTACGCGGCCGAGGTGCTCGCGATCTTCCCCGAGAAGACCGCCGACTCGAAAGAAGTGGCCCGGGCCGCGAAAGTGGGCGCCGAACTGAAGACCGGTCAGGAGCGCCACGACACCGCCCGCCGGGTGCTGAACGGCCTCGTCGACGATGTTGGGGGGAAGCGCCCGCTCAACGCACTCGTCGCGGTCGGTGGGGGGCTGGCGCAAGGTGCCTGGAAGCCGGAGAAAGCCGTCACGTCGCAGGCGCTCGAACTCGCGACCGCGGGCGCGCAGGTGATCGAGGAACTGCACCCGGATTCCGCGATCCGCATCGAAACGTTTGTAACCCTCGCGACCCAAGCCGAGCGGGAGCGCGCGGCCGGCAAGGAGCCGACCAAGAAGCCCGACGAACTGGTCGCCACCGCAATTAGCGGGTGGGCGATGGGCCGCAACGGGGCGACCCCGAACGTGGAATCGGCACTGAAGATCTGGACCGCGCGCCAGTTGGTCCTCGCGTTTCAGCGGGGCGAATCGCAAGCGAGCCGAAATGATGCCCTGGCCCGGTACCGGAAGAACGCGAATCTCGATATCCCGCAACTCGCGCAGATCATCTCGCTGCTCCCGCCCGCGGAACCGGAGGACCTCGAAAACCGTACAGGGAAGCCGCTCTCCATCGGGAAGAGCGTGCCCGGGGGCGTGTACCAGCGGAAGTCGATGCCCGCGCCCGGGCACGCGACGGGCATCGATTACATCGTGAAGCTCCCGCCCGAGTACCACCACGGGCGCGCGTACCCGGTTCTCATCGTTCTCACGCACGCGGGGGTGAACCCGGAAGACGTGCTCGGCCCGCTCATGACCGAGTCCGAGCGGAACGGGTACATCGTCGTCGCGCCCGAGTGGACCAACCAGTTCGGGAAGGGCTGGCAGTGGAACCCGGACGACCACGTGTACGTGACGGCCGTGCTCCGCGACGCGGTGCGGCACTTCACCGTGGACAACGACCGCGTGTTCCTCTGCGGCGTGGGCGAGGGCGCGAACATGGCGATGGACGTCGGCGCGTCGCACCCGGACCTGTTCGCCGGGGTGATCCCGATGGCCCCCATCCCCAAGTGGGGGAGCTTCTTCATCGAGACTTGGCGCAACGCGCAGAAGTTGCCGTTCTACGTCGTGACGGGCGAACTCGCCGGTCAGTCGCTGCCCAACCTGCGGAGCATCTTCGAGCGCTGGACGCGCAACGGGTTCCCGGCCGTGATGACGATCTACAAGGGGCGCGGAATCGAGTGGTACGCTTCGGAAGCGACGACGATATTCGACTGGATGAGCCGCAAGACCCGCGTGAACGGGACCGCGACGCTGGCGCTCGGCGCCAACCGCCAGTCGTGGGCGATGTTGCGCGAGCACGACAACCGGTTCTACTGGCTCCAGGCGGACAAGGTCGTTGTGGGGAAGAACGGCGGCGCGGTCGTCCCGGCGCTCATGCAGGGAGACGTGCGCGGAAACTTGATCGATCTGAAGTGCGACAAAGTCAAACACCTAACAGTGTGGCTCAGCGCTGATATGATCGACTGGGCGAAGCCGGTGAAGGTTCAGATCAATGCCGCGGTACCGTCCGCGTGGCCCAAAGCGAAGGTGATTGCACCGAGCCTCGACGTGCTCCTCGAAGACTATTTCGAGCGCGGCGACCGCCGCATGTTGTTCCTGAACAAGCTGGAACTCAAGACGGGGCCGTAGCGGTTGCGCTTGTTCCGGGCGAACGGCCGGCGTCAGCCGGCTGGTCGTGCGAGCGAGATTCAACTAAGAGTTTGACAGGATTCACAGGATCGACGGGATGAGTCGTGCGAGGCGAACGGCCGGCGAACCGACACCGCTGCCTTCGTCGGACGGTGCCCTTGGTTGTCACCCGTTACTCTTTGTTGAGTAACAGATCTATCACCCAGCACCCGCGCGCGTGCGGGCCACCACCGCGACAATGGTCCAGCACGTCAGTGCGGTCGCACCCGGCATCCTCAAGGGCGTCGGCCAGGATCGGCATGGCGCCGAAATCGCGCGACTCGTACATCCGGCGTGCTAGCGCAACGGCAGTTTCAGTGCGCCAGACTCGGGAGAAGGCGACCGGACGGAACGGGTTACCGAAAACATCATAGATCAGCGGCCGCCAGTTCTCGTACCGCTCGGGCGGGCCATCGAAATCGATATCGGTCCACTGCAACTCAGACAGGTCGATCGCCTCACCCATGCCCGCAAGCCTGGCTATTTCCGGTGCGCTTTTGCCGTCAGGGTACAGCGCGTCGGCGAGTGCGTGGCTGTACAAACTCGACAACTCGTCGTCGTTTGGCAGATCGGGTCGTTCTTCATTCTGCTGTAGCCGCTCGATCAGTTCACGGGACGTGGGGGAAAGATAGGCCCAATACAACCGCGTGATCGCCAGTATCAGGAGCCAGTGCTTACGCCCCCGAAGGCCGACCTTCCACCGAGAACTCTGCCTGGGGGGAGGTGAGTACCCTTCCTCGTGCCAAAGGAACTCAAGCCACCGAGAGGGGATCGTCGGGACGTTCTCGTGAGCGTACCGGAGCAACTCACGGACCGGGGCGTTCAGCCACACCTCCGCGGTCCAGGATCCCTGCTCGTGCCACTTTCGGGCGAGCCAAAGCAACTCGTCGAAGCTAGTCTCGATGGCCCGGCGTCGCTCCGCTTTGTATCCCGGTTTCGGAGAGAGTTTGTCGATGTACCCCTCCCACACCCGCAGGTAGGTGGCACCGCACTCCTCCACCAACTCGGGTTCCGGAGGCACAGCTCCGAGCCGCTCGCACAACTCGCACAGCACATCGACTGCGACCATGACTTCCGCCGACGCCCGCTCGTCGGGTTCGGCCAGCCTCGGGTTACTCACAATCGCTTGGAGTTTCGCGATCAGTGGTGCAACGACCCCCGAGCCCAAGTAGTCGAGTGCGGCGTCGCTCTGGAAGTTGCCGGCACCCCAGACGCCCATCGCCGTGTCCTCCGTGGCCGATCGTGTTTACTCGGTTATCGCCCGAACAGCAGCGGGCGTGGTAACAAACGATTGCCGAACCAGCACAGCGCCCGGCACTGACCCGTTCTGTCAGTGGGTCGTTATTGAAATAGTGCGGGTGCCTCGCACGGAAACCGCGTAGCCTGCCCAAGCTCCGTGCCAGCAGGGTCCTCGCGCGGCGCACACTTGGCGACTATTTTCCTCGCTTCAGGTGGATGAGCATTTCGGCTTTATCTTTGGTGTCGAACCCTTCGGGGCGCTTGTTCTCGAACACCTTGCCCGAGTCCTTCGACGGGGCCATCGGTAGGCAGATCTTCAGCTCGTCGTCCTTCAGCTCGTAGATGGCGTTCACGGTGACGTCTTTCCCGTCCCGGGCGAACGTCATCCCCAGCCACTTGGGGGTCTTGGTCGCGTCCGTGTCCAACTGCATTTCGGGACCGAACCCTGTTAACTTGCCGTCCTTGATGACGAGTTTCTTGGGAGCGCTGTCCTTGGGAATCTCCTTCCCACCAGCGACAAGGGCGACCACCTCCCACGTGCCCTCTAGTTTCTTGACCGAGTCCTTTTTGTCGTCGGCCCCGACCGTCGCCGCCAGGAGAAACAATACTCCATACGCCGTTTGCATGTCGCGCCCTCCAAAGGTAATTGCCCGCACACCAACCGCTCGACGACACTGCGGTCACCAGCCGGCTCACGCCGGCCGCCTCGCACAGTTTATCCGGTCGATCCTGTGAATCCTGTCAAAACTCTTCGCGTGACCTCACTTGGAGCACCAGCCGGCCCACGCCGGCCGTTCGCCCGGAGTTGGCGGACTGCAATTATCCCGCTTCTTTCTCGCTCGATGCGCCGTTCCCGAACGCCTTGCGGAACGCTTTCAGGTGCTCCGTGAGGAGAGGTTTCAGCGCTCCGGTGTCAAGGTGATTGCCGGTCACGAGCCACAGTTTCAGTACCTCGCTCCCGTCCGCGCGGTCGCCCTCGACGGTCACGTTGCGACCGAAGTTCTCGTACTGCGAGGGCTTTGCCGATCCGCGCCGGCCCGTGAACCAGACTTCAAGAGCGTCGTGCTCTTTCGTCTTGAGTCGCGCCCAGAACCGCGACATGCCCTTCGAGTACACGGTCACCGCGTCGCGCATGTCCCACTTGAGCGTCAGCGCCGGGTCAATCTCCCGGAGCAGTTTCACGAGTCGCGGAAGGATCGCGCGGTCCCACTTCGCGCCTCGACCCGGTGGGAACCCCTTATCACCGAGGTGCCACTTCTCGCCGTCCTTCTTCCAGGGCATGTTGCCCTCGATCCCGCCCGCGCTCGTGTCGTTGAGGCCCTGAATAATTTCAACGGCCCGCGTGAGGAACTCGCGGAACGCGGGCGTGTCGATTTCGGACTTCTTGTGAACGGTGATCGTGATCGTTTGCCAGCCCGAGGCGTTGTGGACCTCGACGCGGTTGGCGTCGCGCGAATAGCCTTCCAGCCCCGGTGTGTCGGAGAGGGGCGGGATCGCGAGTTTCGCCGCGAGTTGGTCCTGCTTGAACGGTCGACCCGGGAGCGGGAACACGAGCTTCATGTACGCTTCGTGCCCGGTCATCGCGTGGAGGAACCAGCCGTCGGCCTTGCGCGGGGTCGGGATCTCCACGACGCTGCGGTGGTTCCACTTCGTATCGGGGAACGTGCCGAGTTCGTGAATGAGATCGATCACCCACGACAGTGCCTCGCCGTCCCACTTCACCGGCTTCCCGGTGGTCGTCACGCGGTCCCGCGTGTGCCAGCCCGGGCCGTCCGCTTCCCAGGGGAGTTTTTGGTCCTTGCCCACGTCGGAGATGTCGAGGTCGCCCTCGCGCTTGGCGAGCGCGGCCTTCGGGTCGAACTTCTGGCGCTCGGCGAACGGACCGGCTTCGATGACGCCCTTCAGGATGCGCCCGGTGTGAGTCGGAGCGCCCCCGTCGAATTGCTGAACCACCTCTTCCGGCGAGCCTTGAGCGACCACTCGGCCACCTCCACTGCCAGCCTCCGGTCCCATGTCGATGATCCAGTCCGCGGTCTTGATGACGTCGAGGTTGTGCTCGACCGTGATGACCGTGTTCCCGAGATCGACCAAGCGCTGGAGCACTTCGAGCAGCTTGCGGATGTCGTCGAAGTGCAGCCCGGTCGTCGGCTCGTCGAGCAGATAGAGCGTCTTCCCGGTGCTGGGGCGCGCGAGTTCCGCGGCGAGCTTCACACGCTGCGCTTCGCCGCCGGACATTGTGGGCGCGGGCTGGCCGAGCGCCATGTACCCGAGGCCCACGTCTTCGAGTGTTTGGAGCACGTGCCGGATTTTCGGGATGTTGTTGAAGAGTTCGAGCGCCTCGCTGATCCGCATGTTCAACACGTCGGCAATGGACTTGCCGTGGTACCGCACCGCGAGCGTTTCGGGGTTGTACCGCGTGCCGTTGCAGGTGTCGCACTCCACCCACACGTCGGGGAGGAAGTGCATCTCGATCACCTTCTGCCCCATCCCCTCGCACGCCTCGCACCGCCCACCCTTCTGGTTGAAACTGAAGCGCCGCGGGTGGTACCCGCGCACCTTCGATTCGGGCAGCCGCGCGAACAGTTCGCGGACCAGCTCGAACACCCCGGTGTAGGTCGCCGGGTTCGAGGACGGCGAGTTGCCGATCGGGTCTTGATCGACGTTGATGATCTTGTCGACGAATTCCAGCCCCTGAATGTCGTCGTGGGCCGCGCCCGCGGTGCGCGCCCGGTGTAACTTCCGCGCGAGCGTGTTGTAGAGCACCTCGTTTACGAGCGACGACTTCCCGGACCCGCTCACCCCAGTCACAGCGACAAACGCGCCAAGGGGAATGTGAACGTCGACGTTCTTGAGGTTGTGTTGCCGCGCGCCGAGGATACTGAGCGCGTGACCGTAGGGCGACCGCGCGGCAACAGAAGGCAACCCCTCCCCAACCCCTCCCCCAGAAGGAGAGGGGCTTAAAACCGGCACCGGAACCTGCGCTGCTTTTTTGGTTTTCTCCCCCTTCCTTTTTAGGGAAGGGGGTTGGGGGGTTAGGTTCCTGCTCCCCTCCGCCGTGCGCCGGTTCGTCGGAACCGGGATCGCGAGTTTGCCGCTCAGATACTTCCCGGTGAGCGACTCCGCGCTCTTGGCGATCTGCTTGGGCGTTCCGCTCGCGGTGACTTCGCCCCCGCGGTCGCCCGCGCCGGGGCCGAAGTCGAGTAGGTGGTCCGCTGCGGCAATCACCTCGCGGTCGTGTTCGACGACCACCAGCGTGTTGCCGAGGTCGCGGAGCCGGTGGAGCGCCTGAAGCAGCCGCTCGTTGTCGCGCGGGTGGAGCCCGATCGTCGGCTCGTCGAGCACGTAAAGCACGCCCGTCAGCCCGCTACCGATTTGCGACGCGAGCCGGATGCGCTGCGCCTCGCCGCCCGAGAGTGTCGGACCTTGTCGGGCGAGCGTGAGGTAATCCAGACCCACATCAACAAGGAACTTCAACCGCGACGCGATCTCGCGCAGCACTTCACCCGCGACCTGTCGCTCCGTTTTTGTCAGCTTGAGCGCATCGAACATGCCGAGCGTGTCGCCGAGCGACTTCGCGCACAGTTCGCCGAGCGTGAGGCCCACGAACCGCGTGGCCGCCGCGTCGGAACGTATCCGCGCGCCGCGACAGGCGGAGCAGGGCACTTCGTCCACGAGGTGGTCGAGGCGCTGGCGGTACACCCACGACACGCGCGAGGCTTCGTCCACTGCGGGGAACAAACCCTTATATTGGAAACGCGGAGTGTGAGATCGTTGCGCCGCGGGGGCCGATTTCTTGCCCTTAGTTTTCGGTTCCGCACTCCGCGCTCCGGGTTCCGCGCTCAGCTCGACCCAGGCGTCGCCCGTTCCGTGAAGCACCGCGCGCTGGTGGGCCGGGTCGAGTTTGCCGAACGGCGTGTCGAGCGAGAAACCGACGTGCTTCGCGAGCGCTTCGGCGAACGGCAGCCACGGCGAGCCTTTCTCCAGCGACGGCCACGCGGTCACCGCGCCGGCGCGGAGCGAGAGCTTCGTGTCGCCGACCAGCAGGTTGGCGTTCGCGCCGCGCTGGAACCCCAACCCCTCGCACGTGGGGCACCAACCGAGCGGGCTGTTGAACGAGTAGTGGTGCGGGTTGAGCGGCTCGAAGCTCAGGTTGCAGTGCTCGCACGCGAGGTGCTGCGAGAACTTTTCGACCTTCCACTTGGTTTCGTCGACGTCGGCTTCGACGTAAGCGATGTGCATGACCCCGCGCCCGAGATCGAGCGACTGTTCGACCGCTTCCGCGATGCGGGTCCGGGTGCCCGGCTTCACCACGTTGCGATCGACCACGACCTCGACGTTGTGCTTGCGGCGGTGGTCGATTTGGGGCGGTTCGTCGATGGTGTAGCTCTTGCCGTTCACGCGCATGCGGGTGAACCCGGCGCGCCGAATCTCGTCGAACAGCGTGTCGTATTTTTCCTGCCCCTTGCGCTCCAGCGGGGCCATGATGTAGAGTTTCGTCCCTTCCGGGAGCGACAGCACCTTATCAACGATCTCGTCCGCGGTCTGCGTACCCACGGGCCGCGAGCAGTTCGGGCAGTGCCGCTGGCCGAGCCGCGCGAACAGAATCCGCAGGTAATCGTAAATCTCGGTGACGGTGCCGACCGTGCTGCGCGGGCTCTTGCTCGTCGTCTTCTGTTCGATGCTGATGGCCGGAGACAGCCCGGTAACGTGCTCCACGCGCGGCTTCTGAACCTGCCCCAAGAATTGACGCGCGTAGCTGGAGAGCGACTCGACGTACCGGCGCTGGCCCTCGGCGTAGATCGTGTCGAGCGCGAGCGACGACTTGCCCGATCCCGACGGGCCGCAGAACACCGACATCTTCTCGCGCGGCAACCGGGCTGACACGTTCTTGAGGTTGTGCTGGCAGGCGCCCTCAACACACAAGTGCGTGATGTACTCCTGGCCCGTGCTCGGTGCGGCTTTGGTGCTCTTTTTCTTGCCGTTCGTGGCCTTCTTAGTGGAAGCGAGTAGCGGCGCGAGCGCCTGGCCCGTGTACGATTCCTTCGACTTCGCGACCGTTTCCGGTGTGCCCGCGACGACGATCTGGCCGCCCCCGGAACCTCCCTCGGGGCCGAGATCGATCACCCAGTCCGCGGTCTTTATCACGTCGAGGTCGTGCTCGATCACGAGCACGGTGTTCCCCTGCTCGGCGAACCCGTGGAGCACTTCGAGCAGCTTGCGCACGTCCTCGAAGTGCAGCCCGGTCGTCGGTTCGTCGAGGATGTAGAGCGTCTTCCCC
This region of Gemmata massiliana genomic DNA includes:
- a CDS encoding carboxylesterase family protein, whose product is MTPRRTRLALALVLFLGCASIAVPADVVVLKDGFVIQGDVRKETTSVVDKASGRSIPIVKADGLDLIDEGPKWTIFSTHAKQLGAISPDIKLRPEYRAYKMPFPGRKANNALTDIGETVKVSEFDSKWIRTIEAKSFIAANAKIDQQITYMDPYFIYMVSATHLWRLSFRTNEWDPKLVRKLLLMHPDLAEPDGKCDPLKRIALARFMLDAGWLQFAKDEMDRLKRDFTGTLSKDAQEVHDKITKDIDTVTADLVAREAEKALAAGRYKYAAEVLAIFPEKTADSKEVARAAKVGAELKTGQERHDTARRVLNGLVDDVGGKRPLNALVAVGGGLAQGAWKPEKAVTSQALELATAGAQVIEELHPDSAIRIETFVTLATQAERERAAGKEPTKKPDELVATAISGWAMGRNGATPNVESALKIWTARQLVLAFQRGESQASRNDALARYRKNANLDIPQLAQIISLLPPAEPEDLENRTGKPLSIGKSVPGGVYQRKSMPAPGHATGIDYIVKLPPEYHHGRAYPVLIVLTHAGVNPEDVLGPLMTESERNGYIVVAPEWTNQFGKGWQWNPDDHVYVTAVLRDAVRHFTVDNDRVFLCGVGEGANMAMDVGASHPDLFAGVIPMAPIPKWGSFFIETWRNAQKLPFYVVTGELAGQSLPNLRSIFERWTRNGFPAVMTIYKGRGIEWYASEATTIFDWMSRKTRVNGTATLALGANRQSWAMLREHDNRFYWLQADKVVVGKNGGAVVPALMQGDVRGNLIDLKCDKVKHLTVWLSADMIDWAKPVKVQINAAVPSAWPKAKVIAPSLDVLLEDYFERGDRRMLFLNKLELKTGP
- a CDS encoding DUF4259 domain-containing protein, with protein sequence MGVWGAGNFQSDAALDYLGSGVVAPLIAKLQAIVSNPRLAEPDERASAEVMVAVDVLCELCERLGAVPPEPELVEECGATYLRVWEGYIDKLSPKPGYKAERRRAIETSFDELLWLARKWHEQGSWTAEVWLNAPVRELLRYAHENVPTIPSRWLEFLWHEEGYSPPPRQSSRWKVGLRGRKHWLLILAITRLYWAYLSPTSRELIERLQQNEERPDLPNDDELSSLYSHALADALYPDGKSAPEIARLAGMGEAIDLSELQWTDIDFDGPPERYENWRPLIYDVFGNPFRPVAFSRVWRTETAVALARRMYESRDFGAMPILADALEDAGCDRTDVLDHCRGGGPHARGCWVIDLLLNKE
- a CDS encoding TIGR03067 domain-containing protein; translation: MQTAYGVLFLLAATVGADDKKDSVKKLEGTWEVVALVAGGKEIPKDSAPKKLVIKDGKLTGFGPEMQLDTDATKTPKWLGMTFARDGKDVTVNAIYELKDDELKICLPMAPSKDSGKVFENKRPEGFDTKDKAEMLIHLKRGK
- the uvrA gene encoding excinuclease ABC subunit UvrA, with the protein product MDTKSIVVRGAREHNLRGVNLELPRNKLIVFTGVSGSGKSSLAFDTIYAEGQRRYVESLSSYARQFLGQLPKPDVDYIGGLSPSVSIQQKTAGRNPRSTVGTITEVSDFLRVLYARLGQGHCPKCERPITAQTREQIIGRILALPDGTRFQLLAPVVRGQKGEFKDFFADMVKRGYVRARVDGQLVKLTDDLKLDKRIKHTIEIVVDRLQKRAARTAEDGSFRVRVAEAVEQALNLAEGNLIISVEQEKEELEPKEADSEIPRSELRAPNSADILLSAHYACTHCNISYEPPTPQLFSFNSPHGMCPACDGLGTLYTFDPDLLIPDPALSFYEGAIPIVGPLRGMGRWRKHIFEGVAKSLGIDLKTPWSKLSAAHQDLILQGGGDAHIVWEWKQRGGKVWKHGGKWEGIVPQLIAQFKKTAAGPRRMQLEKYMRRVHCPACDGQRLNPQARAVRVGGRTLVEVGHTPIGDLMPWFNDYEQTITPTSKIVAGELLKEIRARLGFLLNVGLHYLTLDRQAPSLSGGEAQRIRLASQIGSGLVGVLYVLDEPSIGLHPRDNARLLASLERLRDMGNTVLVVEHDEDTMRAADYLVDFGPGPGVRGGGVVAAGTPAEVFAEPRSLTGQYLTGAKKIEVPAKRREPNGKTLRIVGAKHNNLKNVTAEIPLGVFVCVTGVSGSGKSSLINDVLRGQMKVDNGKANQEEETEETADSAIALPSSAFCDRVEGTEHIDKVIDIDQTPIGRTPRSNPATYIKLWDEIRSLYAEMPDAKVRGYQPGRFSFNKPGGRCEACEGNGANKLEMDFLADVWVQCPVCEGRRFNRETLQVKYRGKTIQDVLEMEVAEALGHFEHVPKIRLMVQTLHDVGLDYIKLGQPSPTLSGGEAQRIKLAKELVRRSTGKTLYILDEPTTGLHFEDVRKLLEVLHGFAEQGNTVLVIEHDLDVIKTADWVIDLGPEGGSGGGQIVVAGTPETVAKSKESYTGQALAPLLASTKKATNGKKKSTKAAPSTGQEYITHLCVEGACQHNLKNVSARLPREKMSVFCGPSGSGKSSLALDTIYAEGQRRYVESLSSYARQFLGQVQKPRVEHVTGLSPAISIEQKTTSKSPRSTVGTVTEIYDYLRILFARLGQRHCPNCSRPVGTQTADEIVDKVLSLPEGTKLYIMAPLERKGQEKYDTLFDEIRRAGFTRMRVNGKSYTIDEPPQIDHRRKHNVEVVVDRNVVKPGTRTRIAEAVEQSLDLGRGVMHIAYVEADVDETKWKVEKFSQHLACEHCNLSFEPLNPHHYSFNSPLGWCPTCEGLGFQRGANANLLVGDTKLSLRAGAVTAWPSLEKGSPWLPFAEALAKHVGFSLDTPFGKLDPAHQRAVLHGTGDAWVELSAEPGARSAEPKTKGKKSAPAAQRSHTPRFQYKGLFPAVDEASRVSWVYRQRLDHLVDEVPCSACRGARIRSDAAATRFVGLTLGELCAKSLGDTLGMFDALKLTKTERQVAGEVLREIASRLKFLVDVGLDYLTLARQGPTLSGGEAQRIRLASQIGSGLTGVLYVLDEPTIGLHPRDNERLLQALHRLRDLGNTLVVVEHDREVIAAADHLLDFGPGAGDRGGEVTASGTPKQIAKSAESLTGKYLSGKLAIPVPTNRRTAEGSRNLTPQPPSLKRKGEKTKKAAQVPVPVLSPSPSGGGVGEGLPSVAARSPYGHALSILGARQHNLKNVDVHIPLGAFVAVTGVSGSGKSSLVNEVLYNTLARKLHRARTAGAAHDDIQGLEFVDKIINVDQDPIGNSPSSNPATYTGVFELVRELFARLPESKVRGYHPRRFSFNQKGGRCEACEGMGQKVIEMHFLPDVWVECDTCNGTRYNPETLAVRYHGKSIADVLNMRISEALELFNNIPKIRHVLQTLEDVGLGYMALGQPAPTMSGGEAQRVKLAAELARPSTGKTLYLLDEPTTGLHFDDIRKLLEVLQRLVDLGNTVITVEHNLDVIKTADWIIDMGPEAGSGGGRVVAQGSPEEVVQQFDGGAPTHTGRILKGVIEAGPFAERQKFDPKAALAKREGDLDISDVGKDQKLPWEADGPGWHTRDRVTTTGKPVKWDGEALSWVIDLIHELGTFPDTKWNHRSVVEIPTPRKADGWFLHAMTGHEAYMKLVFPLPGRPFKQDQLAAKLAIPPLSDTPGLEGYSRDANRVEVHNASGWQTITITVHKKSEIDTPAFREFLTRAVEIIQGLNDTSAGGIEGNMPWKKDGEKWHLGDKGFPPGRGAKWDRAILPRLVKLLREIDPALTLKWDMRDAVTVYSKGMSRFWARLKTKEHDALEVWFTGRRGSAKPSQYENFGRNVTVEGDRADGSEVLKLWLVTGNHLDTGALKPLLTEHLKAFRKAFGNGASSEKEAG